A single Pseudomonas putida DNA region contains:
- a CDS encoding TylF/MycF/NovP-related O-methyltransferase, translating to MTKRRLTAAEVEYNEKRASVLSRVDAQYVADAPFLFANRIAVTAALSRIELFKMVQDIPGAIVECGVYKGNSLMLYMQLSMILEPYAINRSIIGFDTFGGFASIDAEQDPADINESMFSDTDETLIQDMIDANDLIRPVNRIPRCEIVKGDILETVPAFVKTRPDLVVAMLILDTDLYKSTKVALETFLPYMPKGAIVVLDEVAYRNFPGETQALRDVLDLNKIELKRLPFDSSVGYFRV from the coding sequence ATGACCAAACGTCGCCTGACTGCTGCCGAGGTCGAGTACAACGAAAAGCGCGCCAGCGTGCTGAGCCGTGTCGATGCCCAATACGTGGCTGATGCGCCGTTCCTGTTCGCCAACCGTATCGCCGTGACCGCTGCGCTGTCGCGCATCGAGCTGTTCAAGATGGTCCAGGACATTCCGGGCGCCATCGTCGAGTGCGGTGTGTACAAAGGCAACTCGTTGATGCTGTACATGCAGCTGTCGATGATCCTTGAGCCCTATGCGATCAACCGTTCGATCATTGGTTTCGATACCTTCGGCGGCTTCGCCAGCATCGATGCCGAGCAGGACCCGGCCGACATCAACGAAAGCATGTTCTCCGACACCGACGAGACGCTGATCCAGGACATGATCGATGCCAACGACCTGATCCGTCCGGTCAACCGCATCCCGCGCTGCGAGATCGTCAAGGGCGACATCCTGGAAACCGTGCCAGCCTTCGTCAAGACCCGCCCGGACCTGGTAGTGGCGATGCTGATTCTCGACACCGACCTGTACAAATCGACCAAGGTGGCGCTGGAAACCTTCCTGCCGTACATGCCCAAGGGTGCGATCGTGGTGCTGGACGAAGTGGCCTACCGCAACTTCCCGGGCGAGACCCAGGCGCTGCGTGACGTACTGGACCTGAACAAGATCGAGCTCAAGCGCCTGCCATTCGATTCGTCGGTGGGCTACTTCCGCGTCTGA
- a CDS encoding phytanoyl-CoA dioxygenase family protein has product MGKILDRNQIRFYREQGYLVAEDIFDPLHLDETLAHFNLAFAQQLDRLALPVAAGPAVETLHRNMAALLGANVALYLATLRMCSKLYGVYRLMTAERLRDAAADLGITTPLFQTTPVLHLMSKQLVIPGGYQGFDVHQDWTSVQGSLDTITTWIPFMDIDPRLFTMEVLPGSHLLGLLSGDQQQHVLRVDEKHYKESDFVPVCVGKGGVCLMSNFTIHRSSREGDDRLRISISGRYENASEPTFIEREYPFTQQKSMQRGLITENFPSAEQVRDVYAVAGKGF; this is encoded by the coding sequence ATGGGAAAAATTCTTGATCGAAATCAAATCCGCTTTTACAGGGAGCAGGGTTACCTGGTTGCCGAGGATATTTTCGACCCGCTGCACCTCGATGAAACCCTTGCCCACTTCAACCTGGCCTTCGCCCAGCAGCTTGACCGCCTGGCACTGCCGGTCGCCGCTGGCCCTGCCGTCGAAACCCTGCACCGCAACATGGCCGCGTTGCTGGGCGCGAACGTTGCGCTCTACCTGGCGACGCTGCGCATGTGCTCCAAGCTGTACGGGGTCTACCGGTTGATGACCGCCGAGCGCTTGCGCGATGCGGCTGCCGACCTGGGTATCACCACGCCGTTGTTCCAGACCACTCCCGTACTGCACTTGATGTCGAAGCAGCTGGTGATCCCGGGGGGCTATCAGGGTTTCGACGTGCACCAGGACTGGACCTCGGTACAGGGCAGCCTGGATACCATCACCACCTGGATCCCATTCATGGACATCGACCCACGGTTGTTCACCATGGAAGTGCTGCCCGGCAGCCACTTGCTTGGCCTGCTCAGCGGCGACCAGCAACAGCATGTGCTGCGGGTCGACGAGAAGCACTACAAGGAAAGTGACTTCGTTCCTGTCTGTGTCGGCAAGGGTGGCGTTTGCTTGATGTCGAACTTCACCATTCATCGGTCTTCTCGCGAAGGCGATGACCGACTGCGCATTTCCATCAGCGGGCGCTATGAAAATGCCAGCGAGCCGACGTTCATCGAACGCGAGTATCCGTTTACCCAGCAGAAGAGCATGCAGCGCGGCCTGATCACCGAGAACTTCCCGAGTGCCGAGCAGGTGCGCGACGTGTATGCCGTTGCAGGCAAGGGATTCTGA
- a CDS encoding acetyltransferase, with translation MQKVVIFGVLDTAQLAHYYLKKDPSVQVVGFTVNERYLPESRLFEGLPVVPFETLQDYFPSTDYKLFAPMTGRKMNRLRESVYLQGKEKGYDFISYVSPHATVNDNVIGENCFILEDNTLQPFTTIGNNVVLWSGNHIGHHGEIRDHVFFTSHVVLSGHCLVEPYAWFGVNATITNNCTIGEGTCVAMGALISKDTQPWQLYVGAPARAVKSSQDLDF, from the coding sequence ATGCAAAAAGTTGTCATTTTCGGAGTTCTGGACACTGCCCAGCTGGCGCACTACTACCTGAAGAAGGACCCTTCGGTGCAGGTGGTCGGTTTTACCGTGAACGAGCGCTACCTGCCCGAATCGAGGCTGTTCGAAGGGCTGCCGGTGGTGCCGTTCGAAACCCTGCAGGACTATTTTCCAAGCACCGACTACAAGCTGTTCGCGCCCATGACAGGGCGCAAGATGAACCGCCTGCGCGAGTCGGTGTACCTGCAAGGCAAGGAAAAGGGTTATGACTTCATCTCTTATGTCAGCCCGCATGCCACGGTGAACGATAACGTCATCGGCGAGAACTGCTTCATCCTCGAAGACAACACGCTGCAGCCGTTCACCACCATCGGCAACAACGTGGTGCTGTGGAGCGGCAACCATATCGGCCACCATGGCGAAATCCGTGACCATGTGTTCTTCACCTCCCACGTGGTGCTGTCCGGGCACTGCCTGGTCGAGCCCTACGCCTGGTTCGGCGTCAACGCCACCATCACCAACAACTGCACCATCGGCGAAGGTACCTGCGTCGCCATGGGTGCGCTGATTTCGAAAGACACTCAACCCTGGCAGCTCTATGTCGGTGCCCCCGCGCGCGCCGTGAAAAGCAGCCAGGATCTGGATTTTTAG
- a CDS encoding class I SAM-dependent methyltransferase, whose amino-acid sequence MSNEQLQDDVYKLESTASDLQYAFRDKLRDLYLNSPLSDDDVLFNLGLYTRSSVLVKFIVLSDLYKRFKHIPGMICEFGTWYGHNLVLLENLRAMYEPFNKQRKIVGFDTFEGYSAPGEKDRKESGVWVENSYSTKASYKDYLNELLQVHEGNNVLGHKRGVHELVAGDVCQTAPEFFKANGAAIVAFAYFDMGLYEPTLAALKAIKPHLVSGSVLLMDELTWAESPGEALAFKEVFSPAEYSLEKCELYPSKCIVTIR is encoded by the coding sequence ATGAGTAACGAACAGCTGCAAGACGACGTCTACAAACTCGAATCCACTGCTTCGGACCTGCAGTACGCCTTCCGTGACAAGTTGCGCGACCTGTACCTGAACAGCCCGCTGTCGGACGATGACGTGCTGTTCAACCTCGGCCTGTACACCCGCAGCTCGGTGTTGGTGAAGTTCATTGTGCTGAGCGACCTGTACAAGCGTTTCAAGCACATCCCCGGCATGATCTGCGAATTCGGTACCTGGTACGGCCACAACCTGGTCCTGCTGGAAAACCTGCGGGCCATGTACGAGCCGTTCAACAAGCAGCGCAAGATCGTCGGCTTCGACACGTTCGAAGGCTATTCGGCACCAGGCGAGAAAGACCGCAAGGAAAGTGGCGTGTGGGTCGAGAACTCGTACTCCACCAAAGCCAGTTACAAGGACTACCTGAACGAACTGCTGCAGGTACACGAAGGCAACAACGTGCTCGGGCACAAGCGCGGCGTGCATGAACTGGTGGCGGGTGACGTCTGCCAGACCGCACCTGAGTTCTTCAAGGCCAACGGCGCTGCCATCGTCGCCTTCGCCTACTTCGACATGGGCCTGTACGAGCCGACCCTGGCAGCGCTCAAGGCGATCAAGCCGCATCTGGTCAGCGGCAGTGTGCTGCTGATGGACGAACTGACCTGGGCGGAATCGCCAGGCGAGGCACTGGCCTTCAAGGAAGTCTTCAGCCCTGCCGAATACAGCCTGGAAAAGTGTGAGCTGTACCCTTCCAAATGCATCGTCACGATCAGGTAA
- a CDS encoding phytanoyl-CoA dioxygenase family protein, protein MISTEAFDRRMAQQGWLIFENAIPAAIVEQMREDIHKAYAVCRDYQVKNGIDQDTSNTVHHLIGQFDSFFDCLKAYPIYAFIERYFAGQFILNSYGGAINTRASQSYAQRVHRDIRSYSGDMPLLLNTLVMLDDFTADNGATWMLSGSHKAEAKPTDEYFKAHAEQAIAPAGSILMFNSNVWHAGGSNVTDQVRRSVTPMFSKPFMKQQFDYPRALGYDLGPDLEPMMRQVIGYNARVPATLDEWYQPPARRMYHSNQG, encoded by the coding sequence ATGATTTCCACCGAGGCGTTCGACCGGCGCATGGCGCAGCAGGGCTGGCTGATCTTCGAGAACGCCATCCCTGCCGCTATCGTCGAGCAGATGCGCGAAGACATCCACAAGGCCTACGCCGTCTGTCGCGACTACCAGGTCAAGAACGGCATCGACCAGGACACCAGCAACACGGTGCATCACCTGATTGGGCAGTTCGACAGCTTTTTCGACTGCCTGAAGGCTTACCCGATCTATGCCTTCATCGAGCGCTATTTCGCCGGCCAGTTCATCCTCAACTCCTATGGCGGTGCCATCAACACGCGTGCCAGCCAGTCCTATGCGCAGCGCGTCCACCGGGATATCCGCTCTTATTCCGGGGACATGCCGCTGCTGCTGAACACGCTGGTGATGCTGGACGACTTCACCGCCGACAATGGGGCGACCTGGATGCTCTCCGGCTCGCACAAGGCCGAAGCCAAGCCGACCGACGAGTATTTCAAGGCCCACGCCGAACAGGCGATCGCCCCGGCCGGCAGTATCCTGATGTTCAACTCCAATGTCTGGCATGCTGGCGGCAGCAACGTGACCGATCAGGTACGCCGCTCGGTCACACCGATGTTCTCCAAGCCATTCATGAAGCAGCAATTCGATTACCCGCGCGCCCTGGGCTATGACCTGGGGCCAGACCTCGAGCCGATGATGCGCCAGGTCATCGGCTACAACGCGCGGGTACCCGCGACCCTGGACGAGTGGTATCAGCCACCGGCCAGGCGCATGTACCACTCCAACCAGGGTTAA
- a CDS encoding class I SAM-dependent methyltransferase: MSRDLNTEYQDTENRLYAYDFDYIHRDYMIKALSGQFRPGNALEMGCYHGEFTRKLLQVFDDVTVLEGACDLIEIARRNVADTRATFILGQFEDATLERRFDNIFLIHTLEHLSEPQPVLKKVREWLAPGGRLFIVVPNANAASRQIAVGMGLIDFNAAVTDGERQHGHRCTYSLDTLEHEALQAGLQVTQRGGILFKPMANFQFDAALRAGIIDQAFFDGCYKMGMKYPDLTASVYVVCEA; the protein is encoded by the coding sequence ATGTCACGCGACCTGAACACCGAGTACCAGGACACGGAAAACCGCCTGTACGCCTACGACTTCGACTACATTCACCGCGACTACATGATCAAGGCGCTGAGCGGGCAGTTTCGCCCGGGCAATGCGCTGGAAATGGGTTGCTACCACGGCGAGTTCACCCGCAAGCTGTTGCAGGTCTTCGATGACGTGACCGTGCTCGAAGGCGCCTGCGACCTGATCGAGATCGCCCGCCGCAATGTGGCCGATACACGGGCAACCTTCATCCTCGGGCAGTTCGAGGACGCCACCTTGGAGCGGCGCTTCGACAACATTTTCCTGATCCACACCCTCGAACACCTCAGCGAGCCGCAGCCGGTGCTGAAAAAAGTACGTGAGTGGCTGGCGCCGGGTGGCCGGCTGTTCATCGTCGTGCCCAATGCCAACGCGGCGTCGCGGCAGATCGCGGTGGGCATGGGGCTGATCGACTTCAACGCGGCGGTTACCGACGGCGAACGCCAGCACGGCCACCGCTGCACCTACAGCCTCGACACGCTGGAGCACGAAGCGCTGCAGGCCGGCCTGCAGGTGACCCAGCGTGGCGGCATCCTGTTCAAGCCCATGGCCAACTTCCAGTTCGACGCTGCCTTGCGTGCCGGCATCATCGACCAGGCGTTTTTCGATGGCTGCTACAAGATGGGCATGAAGTACCCGGACCTCACCGCGAGCGTCTACGTGGTCTGCGAGGCCTGA
- a CDS encoding WbqC family protein: MSAVAIMQPYLFPYIGYWQLLQAADRFVVYDDVNYIVRGWVNRNRILINNAPGLITLPLLQASQNRKINEIDIAPAAQWQRRMLRCVEMAYRKAPCFDQVFPVIERILAHPDNNLAGFLTHQIQVLAGFMGQTVQIVSSSQGYGNARLAAQERIVDICRQEGAARYINAQGGRSLYTPARFADAGIDLRFIGMRPLPYRQRGEGFTPYLSIVDALMEVGAEGIGPHLAAYDYL, translated from the coding sequence GGCAACTGTTGCAGGCCGCAGATCGCTTCGTGGTCTACGACGATGTGAATTACATCGTCCGTGGCTGGGTCAACCGCAACCGCATCCTGATCAACAATGCACCCGGGCTGATTACCCTGCCGTTGTTGCAGGCCTCGCAGAACCGCAAGATCAACGAGATCGACATTGCCCCCGCTGCCCAGTGGCAGCGGCGCATGCTGCGCTGCGTGGAAATGGCCTACCGCAAGGCGCCCTGTTTCGATCAGGTGTTCCCGGTGATCGAGCGCATCCTGGCGCATCCGGACAACAACCTGGCCGGTTTCCTGACCCATCAGATTCAGGTGCTGGCCGGTTTCATGGGCCAGACGGTACAGATCGTCAGCAGCAGCCAGGGCTACGGCAATGCCCGGCTTGCGGCACAGGAGCGGATTGTGGATATCTGCCGCCAGGAAGGCGCGGCCCGCTATATCAATGCCCAGGGTGGGCGTTCGCTGTATACGCCTGCCAGGTTCGCCGATGCCGGCATCGACCTGCGCTTCATCGGCATGCGCCCGCTGCCTTATCGGCAACGCGGCGAGGGCTTCACCCCCTACCTGTCGATCGTCGATGCCTTGATGGAAGTCGGCGCCGAGGGCATCGGGCCGCACCTGGCGGCCTACGATTACCTCTGA